A single Cyprinus carpio isolate SPL01 chromosome A20, ASM1834038v1, whole genome shotgun sequence DNA region contains:
- the tmem244 gene encoding LOW QUALITY PROTEIN: transmembrane protein 244 (The sequence of the model RefSeq protein was modified relative to this genomic sequence to represent the inferred CDS: substituted 1 base at 1 genomic stop codon) — translation MLLDYCCRCCGTTLIKRHAQHLPISSKLHDTWAVLQNLLMCMLCFYSLYYIVVSLCIGILRVEEVDSLLAPFDYTTQPSWQSPKYLVSVISTEVTYVLGXHTLASIMNECVWDYAITVTLLHVALTVAVMADFPSTEHWWIALGSGLLMMIFGGQLLAYRLFRSNFVHPADLQNF, via the exons ATGTTGTTGGACTACTGCTGCCGGTGCTGTGGGACCACGCTGATCAAACGCCATGCCCAGCATCTGCCCATCAGCAGCAAGCTGCATGACACCTGG GCTGTTCTTCAGAACCTGTTGATGTGTATGCTGTGCTTCTACTCTCTCTACTATATTGTGGTCAGTCTCTGCATCGGCATTCTCAG GGTGGAGGAGGTGGACAGCTTGTTAGCACCTTTTGACTACACAACTCAACCATCATGGCAAAGTCCCAAATATTTAG TGAGTGTGATCTCCACCGAGGTGACGTATGTTCTGGGCTGACATACACTCGCATCGAtcatgaatgagtgtgtgtgggaCTACGCCATCACTGTCACACTGCTGCACGTCGCTCTGACCGTAGCAG TTATGGCTGATTTTCCCTCGACAGAGCATTGGTGGATTGCTCTCG GCTCTGGGTTGTTGATGATGATTTTTGGCGGGCAGCTCCTGGCTTACAGACTCTTCAGAAGTAATTTTGTGCATCCAGCAGATCTTCAGAATTTCTGA